A section of the Lampris incognitus isolate fLamInc1 chromosome 8, fLamInc1.hap2, whole genome shotgun sequence genome encodes:
- the hrh2b gene encoding histamine receptor H2b produces MISTALRWLVLVSFIILTVGGNMLVCLAVGLSRRLRRITNCFVVSLAVTDLLLGLLVLPVSATLELRSGSWPLGGALCNIYISLDVMLCMASILTLLAISIDRYLAISAPLCYTRRVTHLKVAFAITAIWTLSLTVSFVPIHLGWNTVDFRVQHLDWSMGGEDKEGRYCQYEWNNHYVLLDAFCIFYLPLLVMCGMYLRIFRVAREQVRRIRAATPAATAREHKATVTLAAVLGAFVICWFPYFTYFTCMGIREETISPSTMHSVVLWLGYFNSALNPILYPALNRDFRKAYGELLHCRRAWCRNIQHTLSRVSLHKRVAIMNGQQGAQFTQENTMTVNKQSLSEGNSLTLQERNGNALTEEPR; encoded by the exons ATGATCTCCACAGCTCTTCGTTGGCTGGTGCTGGTGTCCTTCATCATCCTGACTGTTGGTGGGAACATGTTGGTGTGCTTGGCTGTGGGGCTGAGTCGTCGCCTGCGCCGGATCACTAACTGCTTTGTTGTGTCGCTGGCTGTGACAGATCTCTTGCTGGGTCTGCTCGTACTACCCGTTTCTGCCACCCTGGAGCTTCGCAGCGGGAGCTGGCCTCTGGGGGGAGCCCTATGCAACATCTACATCTCTCTGGATGTAATGCTTTGCATGGCCTCCATCCTGACCCTGCTTGCTATCAGCATTGACCGATATCTTGCCATTTCAGCACCCCTCTGCTACACTCGGAGAGTTACCCACCTCAAGGTGGCCTTTGCCATTACGGCCATCTGGACCTTGTCACTGACCGTGTCCTTTGTGCCCATCCATCTGGGCTGGAACACAGTGGACTTCAGGGTGCAGCACTTGGACTGGAGCATGGGGGGTGAGGACAAGGAGGGACGATACTGCCAGTACGAATGGAATAACCACTACGTGCTTTTGGATGCCTTTTGCATATTTTACCTCCCTCTGCTGGTCATGTGTGGAATGTACCTACGCATATTCAGGGTGGCACGAGAACAG GTGCGTCGTATCCGTGCTGCCACTCCCGCGGCCACGGCACGAGAACACAAAGCTACAGTAACCCTGGCGGCTGTGCTGGGGGCCTTTGTCATCTGCTGGTTCCCCTACTTCACTTACTTCACCTGTATGGGCATAAGGGAAGAGACAATCTCCCCGTCCACGATGCACTCGGTTGTTCTGTGGCTGGGCTATTTCAACTCGGCTCTGAATCCCATCTTGTACCCAGCCCTCAACAGGGATTTCCGCAAAGCCTATGGCGAGCTGCTGCACTGCAGGAGGGCATGGTGCAGAAACATACAGCACACACTTTCCCGTGTGTCACTGCATAAAAGGGTGGCCATCATGAATGGACAACAAGGTGCTCAATTTACTCAGGAAAACACAATGACAGTTAATAAGCAAAGCCTGTCTGAAGGGAACAGCCTCACTTTGCAAGAGAGAAATGGTAACGCCCTCACTGAGGAGCCAAGGTGA